In Kordiimonas sp. SCSIO 12610, the sequence CTGGCGAAGTATTCAAAGAGCTGAAATAGTGTGGCCCTTATTGATTTCAGCTCGACTTTAAGAAACAGGAAAACCACCGAATTGCGCCTCAACAGCGTAATGAGCGCTTTCGCTGGTCAATTGGCTTGAAAATAAAGTAAAATTTGAAACTGTTTCCGGGCTACTGGTCAGGCAATCATTAGTGCTTAGCCAATCACCAATCCTAGCATCAGTGCCGCGTTTAAAACGCGCCAATGTGATATGCGGGGTAAATTTTCGCGTTTCCATATCCAAGCCAATTTGCATCAAAGCATGTGTTATCTTTTCATGTAGGTGCGCAACTGGCCTTTTATTTTCAATGCCGGCCCAAAGCGATTTTGGTTTTTTCGGTTTGCCGAAACACCCAACACCCTTAATGGCCATATCAAATGGTTCAAAGCGAATTTGCGATAAAGTATCCACAATCTCACCCAATTGCTTATTTGGAATCTCGCCGATGAAAGCAAGCGTCAGATGCAGTTGATCATCCCTTTGCCAACGTGCGCCTTCAACCCCGCCCCGAACATGCTCTAAAGCATCTATCATCGATGCTGGTATTTCTAAACCAACGAATAAACGTAGCATAAAACACCCCGAGGCTTATTGAGGCTGACCGATATTAAAGGCCCGCCTCCAGTTGTTCTTTGATCACCGGGCCCATTTTTTCAATGATAATAGCAACACCCTTTACATTGGGATGCAATCCATCATCCTGATTTAAGGCTGGGTCTGCTGCCACACCATCAAGAAAAAAGGGATAGAGCGGCACAGAATATTCCTGTGCTACATCAGGGAAAATAGTATCAAATTTCTGACCATAATCTTTCCCCCAACTTGGTGTAGCGAGCATACCAGCGATTAACGTTGGAATACCACGTTCCTTAAGAACCTTGACCATAGCAAAGATATTCTCGCGGGTAATTTCGGGTGATACACCGCGCAAGGCATCATTTGCACCAAGCTCCAGAATGACCAGATCAGGTTTACCGCCCTTTATTGGGGCAATTGCCCAGTCCATGCGTGAACGACCACCTGTTGATGTATCACCGGAAACACCCGCATTAATAACCTTCACAGGAACTTCCATATTTTCATTCAACCAATTTTGTAATTGATCAGTATATCCTTCACCTGGGCCCAGGCCATACCCTGCTGTCAGGCTGTCACCCAAGGCAACAATCTCAATAGGTTTTTTTTCAGCATTTCCTTGACCCACCGCACCAGCAGCACCAAATGACGCAAATGTGACCCATAATGCAAAAAATATCGTAAAGACTCTGCGATAAATGATTAAGGTACTGTTGTGTTTTAGTGAGTTACGCATAAAAACTCCTACGGGGAACCACTGGGATATAAGCAAATAATAGCTACAGATAACGAGTAAGCACTATAAACGAATTTTCCAACAATAACAGTTTGCATTCAGTTTATAACAATAAGATGGCAGCGAAGGATAAAAATACAATGCATAATCAAAAAACTATCATCAAACTTGAAGATGTCTCTTTAACGCTCGAGTCCGGGGCGGGCCCTGTAAATATTCTGAAGAGCCTCAGTTTTGATATCACGAGCGGAGAGACCATTGGCATCGTTGGCCCAAGTGGTTCAGGAAAATCATCACTCATGAGCTTGATGACAGGCCTAGAGCAAGCAACAAGCGGAAACGTTTGGGTTGATGGGCTTAATCTTGGCGGCGCCGACGAGGACGATCTGGCGCGCCACCGCCTATCGCGCATTGGTATCGTGATGCAGGCATTCCATCTTATCCCAACCATGACAGCGCTTGAAAATGTTGCTGTGCCCCTCGAACTTGCAAAAGTGAATGACGCGTTTGACCGCGCAGCACATGAGTTGGAGGCTGTTGGCCTAGCGCACCGAATGGACCACTATCCCGCGCAATTATCCGGCGGCGAGCAACAGCGTGTAGCCCTGGCCCGCGCTATTGCACCAGAACCCAGCATTTTGTTTGGTGATGAACCTACAGGCAATCTGGACGGCAAAACGGGCCATGATGTCATTGACCTAATTTTTGACCTGTCCAACCGGCGTAAATCGACACTTATTCTGGTAACGCATGATCCTTCACTCGCGGACAAGTGTGATCGGGTAATTTCGATGGCAGACGGAAAAATTATTGATGACACCGGAAATACTCAATCGATCAACATCACGTCGTCACAGTCTTCTGGGGTGAACAGCTGATGTTATCCAGATCAATCAATTTACCGATCGCCATCAGATTTGCACTTAGGGAACTGCGTGGTGGCTTAAGTGGTTTTCGTATTTTTATTGCGTGCCTTACACTCGGTGTGGCCGCAATTGCGACAGTTGCATCCCTTACAAAAGCAATTGAAGAAGGGTTGGAGCGCGAAGGTCAAACCATTCTCGGCGGTGACATGGAAGTCAACAGCTTCCAAAGTGACCCCGGCCCAGAACTATTAAAATGGGCACAAGATCAAGGTGAAGTCTCCGTTTCTGCCCGACTCAGAACCATGGCGCGCATTGAAGGGGACGAGTCATTAACAGCAACTGGTGATACCTCAACGCTTGTGGAATTGCGCGCAGTTGATGAAGCTTATCCATTATATGGTACGCTGGACACGTCTCCACAGCTCGATAATAAGGCACTGTTTGATAAGCGCGGCGAAACATGGGGCGCTGCCGTTGACCCACTTTTGGCAGAACGCTTGAATATTGGCCTTGGTGACACGCTAACTTTCGGGAATATTCAGGCCGATATCAGAGCCTTCATCGACCGCGAGCCAGATAAAGCCAATCAAGGCTTTCAACTTGGCCCATCAGTTCTTATCCGCAGGGAAGCAATGGATAAAACAGGGCTGATAACGCTCGGCAGTCTTGTTAATTACTATTATAAAATTCGTGTTGCACCAGAAACCGACCTTGAAGCAATGCGCGAAGAAATCAAGGAAACATGGCCAGATGAGCGTTGGCGCGTTCGCGACCGCAGTAATAGTGCGGCAGGCCTAAGGCGTTTCATTGACCGCATGGGCGAGTTTTTGGTGATCGTCGGCCTTGCAGCCCTTATTGTAGGCGGTGTTGGGGTTGGAAATGCGGTTAAAGGTTATATGGACCGTAAAACACGCACGATTGCAACGATGAAAATTCTGGGTGCTGACGGGCAAACGATTTTTACCACCTATTTTATGCAGGTCATCTTCATTGGGATTCTTTCAATTATTCTTGGGCTGGCGATTGGTGCATTTATGCCGTCAATCCTTGCCTCCGTATTGCCAGATACACTCCCAATAAAACCTGAAGGCGGCATATATCCTGCGGCACTTTCTCTCGCATCTGCATATGGGCTGATGATTACAGTTGCCTTCACAGCATGGCCACTGGGCAAAGCCCGTGATTTGCCAGCCGTCCGCTTGTTCAGGGCACTCGTTGCAC encodes:
- the thpR gene encoding RNA 2',3'-cyclic phosphodiesterase, with the protein product MLRLFVGLEIPASMIDALEHVRGGVEGARWQRDDQLHLTLAFIGEIPNKQLGEIVDTLSQIRFEPFDMAIKGVGCFGKPKKPKSLWAGIENKRPVAHLHEKITHALMQIGLDMETRKFTPHITLARFKRGTDARIGDWLSTNDCLTSSPETVSNFTLFSSQLTSESAHYAVEAQFGGFPVS
- a CDS encoding arylesterase is translated as MRNSLKHNSTLIIYRRVFTIFFALWVTFASFGAAGAVGQGNAEKKPIEIVALGDSLTAGYGLGPGEGYTDQLQNWLNENMEVPVKVINAGVSGDTSTGGRSRMDWAIAPIKGGKPDLVILELGANDALRGVSPEITRENIFAMVKVLKERGIPTLIAGMLATPSWGKDYGQKFDTIFPDVAQEYSVPLYPFFLDGVAADPALNQDDGLHPNVKGVAIIIEKMGPVIKEQLEAGL
- a CDS encoding ABC transporter ATP-binding protein is translated as MHNQKTIIKLEDVSLTLESGAGPVNILKSLSFDITSGETIGIVGPSGSGKSSLMSLMTGLEQATSGNVWVDGLNLGGADEDDLARHRLSRIGIVMQAFHLIPTMTALENVAVPLELAKVNDAFDRAAHELEAVGLAHRMDHYPAQLSGGEQQRVALARAIAPEPSILFGDEPTGNLDGKTGHDVIDLIFDLSNRRKSTLILVTHDPSLADKCDRVISMADGKIIDDTGNTQSINITSSQSSGVNS